One Tachypleus tridentatus isolate NWPU-2018 chromosome 3, ASM421037v1, whole genome shotgun sequence DNA window includes the following coding sequences:
- the LOC143247210 gene encoding nuclear hormone receptor E75-like isoform X10, translated as MQKVNASSHEKAVSSELENEGRLLTTIISSHEKTCDYTRDKVAALMERARAQPVRSNYFPHLVCPLNPAPMEQGENSEMMKHFSEWFAPAICGVVEFAKQIPGFSLLPQEDQVTLLKAGVFEVLLVRLACMFDSRSNSMMCLNGQIIHREALHSSNNARFLLDSMFDFNERLNALRLSDGELGLFSAVVLIAADRPGLRNVELVQKIQQKLSDLLQKVVISGHPENPHIFGELMKKIPDLRTLNTLHSEKFLAYKMEPLNQNSGLTDSSSTVTSSTILSSDPWSQYETTLNSVHHQCASDNNMNNCLTDQKKDQPATCKWNISDPHYATESPHLETCYVVSTEEPKSPLRSASFSGARSYENRLSSELHLKRPRDQVGEHCCNSGEDGCGGENPLKGPYSKLKRVDSPSDSGIESGREHGTNNTPNTSVCSSPRSMEEKMKDITECEEKNETVEEMSVLKRALQAPPLVNSNMMMEDAYRHHKKFRAVRRESEVPLSTRSLGTSQSNVSLASTHSVLVKTLEQAPRFLDAQQVKRTDLIHNIIMRTENIPPEVAVMAPTTTISAMATSATPIMATGTSVSPRPSVKMVFPYNVENGSHVTVPSTFVSVGSGHSDKNVVVCPPGYYMPLEEINAYSSSSWPMSVASSNIRTPDEKRTDILSTALTQVPNASVVTSHQHPSSATSVMTSSTHSDHRMFVGPHSPGTSSVLVISPGFPTSYIDTRVAVDTSMVQKGDELLETPLNLSKKSPLLQSTVLRMHT; from the exons ATGCAGAAGGTGAACGCTTCGTCTCATGAGAAGGCCGTGAGTTCAGAACTTGAAAACGAGGGGCGACTTCTGACCACCATCATCAGTTCTCACGAGAAGACGTGTGACTACACTAGGGATAAGGTCGCTGCACTGATGGAGAGAGCGCGCGCTCAGCCAGTGCGCTCTAACTACTTCCCTCATTTG GTATGCCCCCTTAACCCAGCACCCATGGAGCAGGGTGAAAACAGTGAGATGATGAAACATTTCTCGGAGTGGTTTGCCCCAGCTATATGTGGGGTGGTCGAATTTGCCAAACAGATTCCAGGTTTTAGCTTGTTGCCCCAAGAAGACCAAGTGACTTTGCTGAAA GCCGGAGTGTTTGAAGTCCTGTTGGTCCGGCTGGCTTGCATGTTTGATTCACGGAGTAACAGTATGATGTGCTTAAACGGCCAGATTATTCACAGAGAAGCCTTACACTCTTCTAATAATGCTCGTTTCCTTCTCGACTCCATGTTTGATTTTAATGAACGTCTTAATGCCCTAAGATTGTCAGACGGGGAACTCGGTCTGTTTAGTGCTGTGGTGTTAATAGCTGCAG ACCGTCCAGGCCTTAGAAATGTCGAGCTTGTTCAGAAAATCCAACAGAAATTGTCCGATTTGTTGCAAAAAGTAGTTATCTCAGGTCACCCAGAAAACCCCCACATTTTTGGTGAGTTGATGAAAAAGATACCAGACTTAAGAACACTAAACACGTTGCACTCTGAGAAGTTTCTGGCTTACAAAATGGAACCTCTTAACCAGAATAGTGGTTTAACTGATTCATCCAGCACTGTGACATCTTCTACTATTTTGTCATCAGACCCATGGAGTCAGTATGAGACTACACTTAATTCGGTCCATCATCAATGTGCTAGTGACAATAACATGAACAATTGTTTAACTGATCAGAAGAAAGATCAGCCAGCAACCTGCAAGTGGAACATATCTGATCCTCATTACGCTACTGAGAGCCCACACTTAGAAACCTGCTACGTCGTGTCCACAGAAGAACCAAAGAGTCCTCTGAGATCAGCATCCTTTTCTGGTGCTCGTAGTTATGAAAATAGGTTATCCAGTGAGCTCCATTTGAAAAGACCCAGAGATCAAGTAGGGGAACATTGTTGCAACTCTGGAGAAGATGGTTGTGGGGGAGAGAACCCTCTAAAGGGTCCTTATTCAAAATTGAAGAGGGTCGATTCACCTAGTGATTCTGGTATTGAGAGTGGTAGAGAACACGGTACAAACAACACTCCCAATACGTCTGTGTGCTCTAGTCCGAGATCGATGGAGGAGAAGATGAAGGATATCACTGAATGTGAAGAGAAGAATGAAACAGTTGAAGAAATGTCTGTTCTGAAGAGGGCTCTTCAAGCTCCACCATTAGTGAACTCCAACATGATGATGGAAGATGCTTATCGGCACCACAAAAAGTTCAGAGCCGTGAGGAGAGAATCGGAAGTTCCACTATCCACAAGGTCATTAGGAACCTCTCAATCCAACGTTTCTCTGGCAAGTACCCACAGTGTCTTGGTGAAGACTTTGGAACAAGCTCCACGTTTTCTAGACGCACAACAGGTAAAAAGAACGGACCTTATTCACAACATCATCATGAGAACAGAGAATATACCTCCAGAAGTAGCAGTGATGGCACCAACTACGACCATCAGTGCTATGGCTACTAGCGCTACACCTATTATGGCAACTGGTACATCCGTTTCACCAAGACCATCAGTGAAAATGGTATTTCCATATAATGTCGAGAATGGTAGTCATGTTACAGTACCCAGTACCTTTGTATCTGTAGGTTCTGGTCATTCAGACAAGAACGTTGTGGTCTGCCCACCTGGATATTATATGCCTTTGGAAGAAATCAATGCATATTCTTCCAGCTCATGGCCAATGTCTGTCGCATCTAGCAATATTAGGACACCAGACGAAAAGAGAACTGATATATTGTCCACTGCATTGACTCAGGTCCCGAATGCAAGTGTGGTCACTTCACATCAACATCCATCGTCAGCTACGAGTGTGATGACCAGTTCTACCCATTCTGACCATCGAATGTTCGTAGGACCTCATTCTCCAGGTACTTCCTCTGTCCTAGTCATCTCTCCTGGATTTCCAACTTCCTATATTGACACGCGAGTTGCAGTAGACACTTCCATGGTTCAGAAGGGAGACGAACTCTTGGAAACTCCATTGAATTTATCTAAAAAATCTCCACTTCTGCAATCCACCGTGCTAAGAATGCACACATAA